Proteins found in one Bacteroidota bacterium genomic segment:
- a CDS encoding bifunctional phosphoglucose/phosphomannose isomerase, producing the protein MSVDQHNMHGILCRFPEDWSEAHALATEALADWLPSRPVHQVLVAGMGGSAIGGDLLRAYLRDRAPAPILVCRHYSVPTFVGPHTLVLVCSYSGQTEETLSAYEQAVAQGAQVLVVSSGGRAAELAARYGHRLVRIPPGRPPRTALAYLFAPLLHAAWRAGLCADPHTEIAETAQLLEAHLARYAHASEHNPAVRLAQALFGKLPILYAGHGPMEAVALRWRGQLAENAKVLAYGHVLPEMNHNEIVGWQNLPELLRQMAVVFLHDPEDHPRVRQRMRITRRLIQPHAASVHDLYAEGQGRLARMLGLIYLGDWTSYYLALLYEVDPTPVAKIDLLKAELASWNAEA; encoded by the coding sequence ATGTCGGTTGACCAGCACAACATGCACGGCATCTTATGCCGGTTTCCGGAGGACTGGTCCGAAGCGCACGCGCTGGCCACCGAGGCGTTGGCCGATTGGCTTCCGAGCCGGCCCGTACATCAGGTGCTCGTGGCGGGCATGGGGGGATCCGCCATTGGGGGGGATCTATTGCGCGCGTACTTGCGCGATCGCGCGCCGGCGCCGATTCTGGTGTGTCGACATTACAGCGTGCCGACTTTTGTCGGCCCGCATACGCTGGTGCTCGTCTGCAGCTACTCCGGGCAGACCGAGGAGACGCTCTCCGCCTACGAGCAGGCCGTCGCCCAAGGGGCGCAGGTGCTGGTGGTCAGCTCTGGCGGTCGGGCGGCCGAGCTGGCCGCCCGGTACGGCCATCGGCTCGTGCGCATTCCGCCGGGCAGACCGCCTCGCACGGCCCTGGCTTACCTATTCGCCCCGCTTCTGCATGCGGCCTGGCGGGCCGGACTTTGTGCGGACCCGCACACGGAAATCGCCGAAACGGCTCAGCTGCTGGAAGCCCATCTAGCCCGATACGCGCACGCCTCCGAACACAACCCCGCCGTGCGCCTGGCCCAAGCCCTTTTCGGTAAGCTGCCGATCCTCTACGCCGGGCACGGCCCCATGGAGGCCGTGGCCTTGCGCTGGCGAGGGCAGCTAGCGGAAAACGCCAAGGTCCTGGCCTACGGGCACGTGTTGCCGGAGATGAACCATAACGAGATCGTAGGCTGGCAGAACCTGCCCGAGCTGCTTCGGCAGATGGCCGTCGTGTTCTTGCACGATCCGGAGGATCACCCCCGCGTTCGGCAGCGCATGCGCATCACGCGTCGCCTCATACAGCCCCACGCCGCCTCGGTTCATGATCTGTACGCGGAAGGACAGGGCCGACTGGCCCGCATGCTGGGGCTTATTTATCTAGGAGACTGGACGAGCTATTATCTAGCGCTCCTTTACGAGGTCGATCCGACGCCTGTGGCGAAGATCGATCTCCTCAAAGCCGAGCTAGCCAGCTGGAACGCCGAAGCGTAG
- a CDS encoding peptidyl-prolyl cis-trans isomerase, with the protein MGLMSRLRDNTHLILWTLVIAFGLIWVMTDAGLFEALGTQRTHVGEVDGHPITYQEYTETVDRYLQAYQQQTGEGASPQMVELYRDMAWQSLTNDILRRELSRRLGLRVSESEILELVVGENPDPFIQQQFAGPDGRIDRNALLAAIRAPETREGWLQVEDYLRRKREAEKLEQLIASIARVSEGEIRYRYYLERKTVDIEYVMLSYASIPESELKLTDGDLRRYYSAHRGEYRVPAAYTIEYVLFSKKPTRQDTLRTIEELAQLKNDFAQTQNDSLFLVQHGSLSPYSRAFVKLSELAEPLANAIERARPGEVVGPLNDGTLVHVVKVLETRTAQEPVVRARHILIAFGTDKAEARRKAESVLARLRAGEDFAAVAREVSQDPGSASRGGDLGWFGRGRMVKEFEEAAFGARPGQLLGPVETSFGYHIIRVEGRSTAEYRIADLSRRIEADPTTTVARVQESAEDFRYFARESGFDQEAQRRGLQVQTFDLTEESRFVPGVGVAGPLLHFAKSAKIGEISPPIEMDESFVVARLKSRRPEGYRPYEEVKEAIRAQVLQEERRKLALERLRKAAEAHKDLAAVAQALSVSVQTAQGLSLQNPVLPAVGSEPVLIAAALGLRTGQISPVLAGQQGAYLLRAVRVTEPDLRAIPAADRQRIREALLSQKRSQLMGQWLQELRKRAKIEDRRHLFLRPS; encoded by the coding sequence ATGGGCTTGATGAGTCGCTTGCGGGACAACACCCATCTGATTTTGTGGACCCTGGTGATCGCCTTTGGCCTGATTTGGGTGATGACCGACGCCGGCCTCTTTGAGGCTCTGGGCACCCAGCGCACCCACGTGGGCGAGGTCGACGGTCATCCGATCACGTATCAGGAATACACCGAAACCGTGGATCGATACCTGCAGGCCTATCAGCAGCAGACGGGCGAAGGCGCCTCCCCTCAGATGGTGGAGCTTTACCGGGATATGGCCTGGCAGAGCCTGACAAACGACATCCTGCGTCGGGAGCTCTCCCGTCGGCTGGGCCTGCGCGTGAGCGAAAGCGAAATCTTGGAGCTCGTCGTAGGCGAAAACCCCGATCCTTTCATCCAGCAACAATTCGCCGGTCCGGACGGCCGTATCGACCGCAACGCGTTGCTGGCGGCCATTCGCGCCCCGGAGACCCGCGAGGGCTGGTTGCAGGTTGAGGACTATCTGCGCCGCAAACGGGAGGCGGAAAAGCTGGAACAGCTCATAGCCTCCATTGCGCGCGTAAGCGAAGGGGAGATCCGTTACCGCTACTATCTGGAGCGCAAGACGGTCGACATAGAGTACGTAATGCTATCGTATGCGAGCATTCCGGAGTCCGAGCTCAAGCTCACCGACGGGGATCTGCGGCGCTACTATAGCGCGCACCGCGGGGAGTACCGGGTTCCGGCCGCCTATACGATCGAATATGTGCTGTTTTCGAAAAAGCCCACGCGACAGGACACGCTGCGCACGATCGAGGAGCTGGCCCAGCTGAAGAACGATTTTGCGCAAACGCAAAACGACTCGCTTTTCCTGGTCCAACACGGCAGCCTAAGCCCGTATTCGCGCGCCTTTGTCAAGCTTTCGGAGCTGGCCGAGCCCCTGGCCAACGCCATAGAGCGGGCGCGCCCAGGGGAGGTCGTAGGTCCCCTCAACGACGGGACGTTGGTGCATGTGGTGAAGGTCCTCGAGACCCGGACAGCCCAAGAGCCGGTCGTGCGGGCTCGGCACATCTTGATTGCGTTTGGAACCGACAAGGCCGAGGCGCGGCGCAAGGCCGAGTCCGTGCTCGCTCGGCTTCGCGCCGGAGAGGATTTCGCCGCTGTGGCGCGGGAGGTCTCCCAGGATCCCGGATCGGCCTCCCGAGGCGGGGATCTGGGCTGGTTCGGCAGAGGACGGATGGTAAAAGAGTTCGAGGAAGCCGCTTTCGGGGCGCGCCCCGGGCAGCTTCTGGGGCCCGTGGAGACGAGCTTCGGCTATCACATCATTCGCGTCGAGGGCCGCAGCACCGCGGAGTACCGGATCGCGGATCTGAGCCGCCGCATCGAGGCGGACCCCACCACGACGGTGGCCCGGGTGCAAGAATCGGCCGAGGACTTCCGCTACTTCGCCCGCGAGTCCGGTTTCGACCAGGAGGCGCAGCGGCGGGGCCTGCAGGTGCAGACCTTTGATTTGACCGAAGAGAGCCGGTTTGTGCCGGGCGTTGGAGTGGCGGGGCCCCTACTGCACTTCGCCAAATCCGCCAAAATTGGGGAAATCAGCCCTCCGATCGAGATGGACGAATCCTTTGTCGTGGCGCGCCTGAAAAGCCGCCGCCCCGAGGGGTATCGACCCTATGAAGAGGTCAAAGAGGCCATCCGAGCCCAAGTGCTGCAGGAGGAGCGCCGCAAGTTGGCCCTAGAGCGGCTCCGCAAGGCCGCCGAAGCGCACAAGGATCTGGCCGCGGTGGCTCAGGCCCTTTCGGTGTCTGTACAGACGGCCCAGGGGCTTTCCCTGCAAAACCCCGTGTTGCCGGCGGTGGGATCGGAGCCTGTCCTGATAGCTGCGGCCCTGGGGCTGCGTACAGGCCAAATCTCGCCTGTGCTGGCCGGTCAGCAGGGGGCTTATCTACTGCGCGCGGTGCGGGTAACAGAACCGGATCTGCGCGCCATACCGGCTGCGGATCGGCAGCGCATCCGCGAGGCGTTGCTCTCCCAGAAGCGCTCCCAGCTCATGGGGCAATGGCTGCAAGAGCTGCGCAAGCGGGCCAAGATCGAAGACCGCCGTCATCTGTTCTTGCGCCCCTCTTGA
- a CDS encoding tryptophanase yields the protein MKTIIEPFRIKSVEPIRMSTRQERERWIAEAHYNLFALDAERVLIDLLTDSGTAAMSARQWAAMMQGDESYAGSPSFDRFEAAVRRLMPFRFIIPTHQGRAAEKILFSILGGPGKIIPSNTHFDTTRANIEFTGAEAVDLPIPEALQPQLEHPFKGNMDVERLEELLRRLGPQRVPLCMLTVTNNSGGGQPVSMANIQATAEVCRRYGVPLFIDACRFAENAYFIKLREPGYADKSVLEIVRQMFSYADGCTMSAKKDGLANIGGWLALNDEAWAQQARTLLILTEGFPTYGGLAGRDLEAIAVGLEEVIEEDYLRYRIASTQYVGRHLMEAGVPIVRPVGGHAVYLDARAILPHIPPLQYPGQVLAVELYVHGGVRGCEIGTVMFGRQPDGSEKAAPMDLVRLAIPRRVYTQSHMDYVIEVVREVYAHRQRLRGMRITWEPPVLRHFTARFAYRD from the coding sequence ATGAAGACCATCATCGAGCCGTTTCGCATCAAATCCGTTGAGCCCATTCGCATGAGCACCCGCCAGGAGCGGGAGCGTTGGATCGCCGAGGCCCACTACAACCTGTTCGCCCTGGATGCCGAGCGCGTGCTCATCGATCTCCTGACGGACTCCGGCACGGCCGCCATGAGCGCGCGCCAGTGGGCCGCCATGATGCAGGGCGATGAGTCCTACGCCGGAAGCCCCTCCTTTGATCGTTTCGAAGCGGCCGTGCGCCGGCTTATGCCCTTTCGTTTCATCATCCCCACGCATCAGGGCCGGGCCGCGGAAAAGATCCTCTTCTCCATCCTCGGGGGGCCCGGTAAGATCATCCCGAGCAACACGCACTTTGACACCACCCGGGCCAACATCGAATTCACCGGGGCCGAAGCCGTGGACCTGCCGATACCCGAGGCCCTGCAGCCGCAGCTGGAGCACCCGTTTAAGGGCAACATGGACGTGGAAAGGCTTGAGGAGCTATTGCGGCGTCTGGGCCCGCAGCGCGTGCCCCTGTGTATGCTCACGGTTACGAACAACTCCGGCGGCGGGCAGCCCGTCTCGATGGCCAACATCCAGGCCACGGCCGAGGTGTGCCGCCGTTACGGGGTCCCCTTGTTTATCGACGCCTGCCGGTTTGCCGAAAACGCCTACTTTATCAAGCTGCGCGAGCCCGGTTACGCGGACAAGTCCGTCTTGGAGATCGTGCGCCAGATGTTCTCCTATGCCGACGGCTGTACGATGTCGGCCAAAAAAGACGGGCTAGCCAACATCGGCGGCTGGCTTGCCCTCAACGATGAGGCGTGGGCCCAGCAGGCGCGGACCCTGCTTATCCTAACCGAGGGCTTCCCCACCTATGGGGGCCTGGCCGGCCGGGACCTGGAGGCCATTGCGGTGGGCCTGGAGGAGGTGATCGAAGAAGATTACCTGCGCTACCGGATCGCCTCCACGCAGTACGTGGGCCGGCATCTCATGGAGGCGGGTGTGCCGATCGTGCGGCCCGTCGGCGGACACGCGGTGTATTTGGATGCGCGCGCCATCTTGCCCCACATCCCTCCTTTGCAGTATCCGGGTCAGGTGCTCGCCGTGGAGCTGTACGTGCACGGCGGGGTGCGGGGCTGCGAGATCGGCACGGTCATGTTCGGCCGGCAGCCGGATGGCTCCGAGAAGGCGGCGCCCATGGATTTGGTCCGCCTGGCCATTCCCCGGCGCGTCTACACGCAGAGCCACATGGACTACGTGATCGAGGTTGTGCGCGAGGTCTACGCCCATCGGCAGCGGTTGCGCGGCATGCGCATCACCTGGGAACCACCCGTGCTGCGCCACTTTACGGCGCGCTTTGCGTATCGGGACTAG
- a CDS encoding tetratricopeptide repeat protein → MEATLLAAKNLAAFLEEVERRIESGELSEALLLCRQALEQLPEHERSSRVRIELEMANAYLRLKDPKVFDLLNRIPVQTDLERAIWLVRYGSALLRLHGDSAGAREQFERAYLLFRELHEYDWMVRVMTNIGNTYRAEHNFEQAQEAYSRAYNLAKRHGLRRRFVFIFNNKGVCFQDENRFDEAEDYLKRAYTLARELGDRLMEATTLANLADLYEAMGYFGLALEYYRAALQLYRELGAIRDYERKYAAYERCKDKLERLDIAKVLGFMDLQELRQRYVTGLVDGFIGIPGIRNQSDIGRRIGLTRQAIHKNVRQYRRIQFRKNEEEL, encoded by the coding sequence ATGGAAGCAACCCTACTTGCAGCCAAAAACCTCGCGGCCTTTCTGGAAGAAGTGGAACGCCGCATCGAGTCTGGAGAGCTATCGGAAGCGCTCCTGCTCTGCCGTCAGGCGTTAGAACAACTTCCCGAGCACGAGAGGAGCTCGCGTGTGCGCATCGAGCTGGAGATGGCCAATGCGTACTTGCGACTCAAAGATCCCAAAGTCTTTGACCTGCTCAATCGGATTCCGGTTCAAACCGACTTGGAACGGGCCATCTGGCTGGTGCGCTACGGCTCGGCCCTGCTGCGGCTGCATGGCGACAGCGCCGGGGCGCGCGAGCAATTCGAGAGGGCGTATTTGCTTTTCCGCGAGCTACACGAATACGACTGGATGGTTCGGGTGATGACCAACATCGGCAATACCTACCGGGCCGAGCACAATTTCGAGCAGGCTCAGGAGGCCTACAGCCGAGCTTACAACCTGGCCAAACGTCATGGGCTGCGCCGCCGATTTGTCTTCATCTTCAACAATAAAGGGGTCTGCTTTCAGGACGAAAACCGCTTTGATGAGGCCGAGGATTACCTAAAACGCGCCTATACGCTGGCCCGCGAACTGGGGGATCGGCTTATGGAGGCCACCACGCTAGCCAATTTGGCCGATCTCTACGAGGCGATGGGCTATTTTGGCCTGGCCCTGGAGTACTACCGCGCCGCCCTGCAGCTATATCGGGAGCTGGGGGCGATTCGGGATTACGAGCGCAAATACGCCGCCTATGAGCGCTGTAAGGATAAACTAGAACGACTCGACATCGCCAAGGTGCTCGGCTTCATGGATCTACAAGAGCTGCGCCAGCGCTACGTAACGGGTCTTGTGGATGGATTCATCGGCATCCCCGGCATTCGCAACCAGTCCGACATCGGCCGACGTATCGGCCTCACCCGGCAGGCCATCCATAAGAACGTGCGCCAGTACCGGCGCATCCAATTCCGCAAAAACGAAGAAGAGCTATAA
- a CDS encoding tetratricopeptide repeat protein, producing MAQPRKNNTPEAPFSVDTTIRHAPLGALWPGLATGLEQADLRDWGALHQHAASYKPEPSTEAEVAQLRIFCALELGLYEEAVLALEAAPAGSIQDRGVRLWLEARLQERRIGPKPGFYAYERAYTVLRHLRRPPWLVLTLDGLGRTAYAQRDYATAAMYYQHALSIARQEGFRPWLQVLTHNVGVSLQHLGGLQEAERYLQESLSLAQEMGEEWAQALSLYHLARLYHERMRYYGLAIPYYECALILFARQGAQELYAQARSGLVRCQQALDALNVAAIVGLLSPEELEARYVRSLVEHFSHTPRPEAYGRSA from the coding sequence ATGGCTCAACCCAGAAAAAACAACACCCCCGAGGCGCCCTTTTCCGTCGACACCACAATCCGACATGCTCCGCTCGGCGCGCTCTGGCCCGGACTTGCCACCGGGCTTGAGCAGGCGGACTTGCGGGACTGGGGGGCGCTGCATCAGCACGCCGCCTCTTATAAGCCAGAGCCGTCAACGGAGGCCGAGGTGGCGCAGCTGCGCATTTTTTGCGCCCTCGAGCTGGGACTATACGAAGAGGCCGTGCTGGCTTTGGAGGCCGCGCCGGCCGGATCGATTCAGGATCGCGGCGTTCGGTTGTGGCTGGAAGCCCGTCTGCAAGAGCGACGTATAGGGCCCAAGCCCGGCTTTTACGCCTACGAACGAGCCTATACGGTGCTGCGCCACCTGCGCAGGCCCCCCTGGCTGGTGTTGACGCTCGACGGGCTGGGCCGCACGGCTTATGCGCAGCGCGACTATGCTACAGCCGCCATGTACTACCAACATGCCCTTAGCATAGCTCGTCAGGAGGGCTTCCGCCCTTGGCTTCAGGTACTGACTCATAACGTGGGGGTTAGCCTACAGCATCTGGGGGGCTTGCAGGAGGCGGAGCGTTACCTGCAAGAGTCCCTGAGCCTAGCGCAGGAGATGGGCGAAGAATGGGCCCAAGCGTTAAGCCTGTATCACTTGGCGCGCTTGTATCATGAGCGCATGCGCTACTATGGGCTAGCCATCCCCTACTACGAGTGCGCCCTGATCTTGTTCGCTCGCCAGGGAGCTCAGGAGCTGTACGCCCAGGCCCGCTCCGGACTGGTGCGCTGCCAACAGGCGCTCGACGCCTTGAACGTGGCCGCAATCGTAGGGCTTCTATCCCCCGAAGAGCTTGAGGCCCGCTACGTGCGAAGCCTGGTCGAACACTTCAGCCATACGCCTCGGCCTGAAGCTTATGGCCGTTCAGCCTAA
- the uvrA gene encoding excinuclease ABC subunit UvrA has translation MSTGTQQGIRISGAREHNLKNISLVLPRYRLIVFTGLSGSGKSSLAFDTLYAEGQRRYLETFSPYARQFLGVLERPDVDQIEGLSPVIAIEQRTTGYTPRSTVGTVTEIYDFLRLLFARLGEAFCYQCGQRMRQLSDEEIVLQLRALPCGVMLEMLAPLVRGRKGHYRELFERLLQQGFTRVRIDGQIRELSSGLQVDRYRTHTIEVVVDRLRVDPHEKVRLRESVQLALELGRGSLIVRRLDTQEEFFLSRHLSCPQCGIAYPELAPHSFSFNSAHGACPECQGLGETLRADPDRIIPDPRKSILQGGLAPIGKPAPGDWFRRALTFLGQRFGFALDTPLEELSEEARSVLLWGRTSREEPVVLELEEGGRPYRIRFEGLAAYIENVRERASSETQREWAESFMRPQRCRACGGGRLRPESLSVRIDGLNIADMSRMDAAALRERLRGLPERWGARQQAIGQPILREISSRLEFLQEVGLGYLSLDRPMHTLSGGEAQRVRLARQIGTQLVDVLYILDEPSIGLHPRDNQRLIASLRRLRDLGNTVVVVEHDRDTIEAADCVIDLGPGAGEQGGQVVAVGPPQALDGPSLTAAYLRGERYIPIPPQRRTGNGRFLVLHGARGHNLKNLTVRFPLGTLICVTGVSGSGKSTLVNETLYPALARHYHRAALGALQYDRIEGLEHLDKVIAIDQSPIGRNPRSNPATYTGLFTLIRDLFAQLPESRIRGYAPGRFSFNVPGGRCEACEGAGIKRIEMAFLPDVHVRCELCGGRRYNRETLEVRYRGRSIADVLEMNVSEALTFFGSVPAIARRLRVLEQVGLGYIRLGQPATTLSGGEAQRIKLAAELSRPGTGRTLYILDEPTTGLHFEDVRLLLLVLQALVDRGNTVLVIEHNPEVIKVADWIIDLGPEGGEAGGRLVAEGPPEVVAACPESHTGRFLRVELERGVREPWPKWDIPAGGVLQKP, from the coding sequence ATGTCGACGGGGACGCAGCAGGGCATCCGGATCTCGGGGGCGCGGGAGCACAACCTGAAGAACATCTCCCTGGTGCTGCCCCGCTACCGGCTAATCGTATTTACGGGCCTTTCTGGAAGCGGCAAAAGCTCCCTGGCCTTCGATACGCTTTACGCCGAGGGCCAACGCCGGTATCTGGAGACCTTTAGCCCGTATGCGCGGCAGTTTTTGGGTGTGCTAGAACGTCCGGACGTGGACCAGATCGAGGGCCTCAGTCCGGTGATCGCCATCGAGCAGCGAACAACCGGCTACACCCCTCGTTCCACGGTCGGCACCGTTACGGAGATTTACGATTTTCTGCGGCTTCTATTCGCCCGCTTAGGGGAGGCCTTCTGCTATCAATGCGGCCAACGCATGCGGCAGCTAAGCGATGAGGAGATCGTGCTGCAGCTGCGGGCCCTGCCCTGCGGGGTTATGCTGGAGATGTTGGCTCCGCTTGTGCGGGGCCGCAAGGGCCACTATCGGGAGCTGTTTGAACGGCTGCTCCAGCAGGGCTTTACGCGGGTGCGCATCGACGGGCAGATCCGCGAGCTGAGCTCGGGCCTGCAGGTGGACCGCTACAGAACGCATACAATCGAGGTTGTTGTCGATCGACTTCGGGTCGATCCCCACGAGAAGGTCCGGCTGCGCGAGTCCGTGCAGCTGGCCTTGGAGCTGGGGAGGGGATCCCTTATCGTGCGCCGCCTCGATACGCAGGAGGAGTTTTTCTTAAGCCGGCACCTGAGCTGCCCGCAGTGCGGGATCGCCTATCCGGAGCTGGCCCCGCATAGTTTTTCGTTCAACTCTGCGCACGGAGCCTGCCCCGAATGCCAGGGGCTCGGAGAGACGCTGCGGGCCGATCCGGACCGGATCATCCCGGATCCGCGCAAGAGCATCTTGCAGGGCGGACTGGCCCCAATCGGCAAGCCCGCCCCAGGCGACTGGTTTCGACGCGCCCTAACGTTTCTGGGCCAGCGTTTTGGTTTTGCCCTCGATACCCCGCTAGAGGAGCTTTCCGAAGAGGCCCGATCCGTTCTGCTTTGGGGGCGGACAAGCCGGGAGGAGCCCGTTGTGTTGGAGCTTGAAGAGGGGGGCCGTCCTTACCGAATTCGCTTTGAGGGGCTTGCCGCCTACATCGAAAACGTCCGAGAACGGGCCTCAAGCGAGACCCAGCGCGAGTGGGCCGAATCGTTTATGCGCCCGCAGAGGTGCCGCGCCTGCGGCGGGGGGCGGCTGCGGCCCGAAAGCCTTTCCGTACGCATAGACGGCCTTAACATCGCCGATATGAGCCGTATGGACGCGGCCGCGCTCCGGGAGCGACTCCGAGGGCTACCAGAGCGTTGGGGCGCGCGCCAGCAGGCTATCGGCCAGCCCATTTTGCGGGAGATCTCGAGCCGACTGGAGTTCCTTCAGGAGGTGGGACTCGGGTATCTGAGTCTAGATCGCCCTATGCATACGCTCTCCGGCGGAGAGGCCCAGCGCGTGCGCCTGGCTAGGCAGATCGGCACGCAACTAGTGGACGTGCTCTACATTCTGGATGAGCCTTCTATTGGGCTCCATCCCCGGGACAACCAGCGTCTCATCGCCTCCTTACGACGGCTTCGCGATCTGGGCAACACGGTCGTGGTCGTCGAACACGACCGGGACACGATCGAAGCGGCCGATTGCGTAATCGACCTGGGGCCGGGTGCGGGCGAACAGGGCGGACAGGTGGTGGCCGTGGGCCCGCCGCAAGCGCTCGATGGCCCTTCGCTAACGGCGGCTTATCTGCGCGGGGAGCGCTACATCCCGATCCCACCGCAGCGACGCACGGGCAACGGGCGTTTTCTAGTGCTGCATGGCGCCCGGGGGCACAACCTCAAAAATCTCACCGTGCGCTTTCCCCTGGGAACCCTGATCTGCGTAACGGGGGTGAGCGGATCGGGCAAGTCCACGCTCGTCAACGAGACTCTGTATCCGGCCCTGGCGCGTCACTACCATCGGGCCGCGCTTGGGGCGCTTCAGTACGATCGGATCGAGGGGCTGGAGCACCTCGATAAGGTGATCGCGATCGATCAGAGCCCGATCGGCCGCAACCCCCGATCGAATCCGGCCACCTACACGGGTCTTTTTACCTTGATTCGAGACCTGTTTGCCCAGCTGCCGGAGTCTCGGATCCGGGGCTACGCGCCGGGCCGCTTTTCTTTTAACGTTCCGGGCGGCCGTTGTGAGGCCTGCGAGGGGGCCGGGATCAAGCGCATCGAGATGGCGTTTTTGCCGGACGTGCACGTGCGCTGCGAGCTCTGCGGAGGGCGACGGTACAACCGGGAGACGCTGGAGGTCCGCTACCGGGGGCGTTCGATTGCGGATGTACTGGAGATGAACGTCTCCGAGGCGCTCACCTTCTTTGGGTCCGTGCCCGCGATCGCGCGCCGGCTTCGCGTGTTGGAACAGGTGGGCTTGGGCTACATACGGCTCGGGCAGCCCGCCACGACCCTCTCCGGCGGGGAGGCGCAGCGGATCAAACTGGCCGCGGAATTGAGCCGTCCGGGGACGGGGCGCACGCTTTACATTCTGGATGAGCCTACGACCGGGCTGCACTTTGAGGACGTGCGCCTGCTGCTGCTGGTGCTGCAGGCTCTGGTCGATCGGGGCAACACGGTGCTCGTTATCGAGCACAACCCGGAGGTCATCAAGGTCGCCGATTGGATCATCGATCTGGGTCCTGAGGGCGGAGAGGCCGGCGGGCGTCTTGTGGCCGAAGGCCCCCCGGAGGTCGTGGCGGCCTGTCCGGAAAGCCACACAGGCCGGTTTTTGCGCGTAGAGCTCGAGCGCGGGGTGCGGGAACCGTGGCCGAAATGGGATATCCCGGCAGGCGGCGTTCTGCAGAAACCGTAA
- the sdaAA gene encoding L-serine ammonia-lyase, iron-sulfur-dependent, subunit alpha: MPVFERFREWFVYCEREGIDLAESMVRYEMELKGRSREEIYARLDRALGVMEEAVQKGLEQQMRSRSGLLGDWGKRVARSRVSILGPQVTAVIARALAAKEVNACMGRIVAAPTAGSSGILPAMLTVLMQEHNIPRRRILDGLLVAAGIALIIERRAGIAGAVAGCQAETGSAAAMGAGAVVYLLGGSAEQIGNAVAIALQCLLGLICDPVAGLVEVPCVVRNASGALVGFAAAEMALAGVPSVIPVDEVVDVLAELGQAMDARYKETALGGLATTPTGKAIAQQVLIQDVPILGSDPSEGDPSPDTQSAP, translated from the coding sequence ATGCCGGTATTTGAGCGCTTTCGCGAATGGTTCGTCTACTGCGAACGAGAGGGCATCGACCTGGCCGAATCCATGGTCCGCTACGAAATGGAGCTCAAGGGGCGCAGCCGGGAAGAGATCTACGCGCGGCTGGATCGGGCCTTGGGGGTCATGGAGGAGGCGGTGCAAAAAGGCCTCGAGCAGCAGATGCGCTCCCGAAGCGGCCTCCTCGGAGACTGGGGCAAGCGCGTGGCCCGCTCCCGTGTGTCCATTCTGGGTCCGCAGGTGACGGCCGTTATCGCTCGGGCGCTAGCGGCTAAGGAGGTCAACGCCTGCATGGGCCGCATCGTGGCCGCGCCCACGGCGGGCTCCTCGGGGATCCTGCCGGCTATGCTGACGGTGCTCATGCAGGAGCACAACATCCCCCGAAGGCGCATCCTGGATGGGCTGCTTGTGGCGGCCGGGATCGCGCTCATCATCGAGCGTCGGGCCGGGATCGCGGGGGCTGTGGCCGGATGCCAGGCCGAGACCGGATCCGCGGCCGCCATGGGGGCGGGGGCCGTTGTGTACCTGTTGGGGGGAAGCGCAGAGCAGATCGGCAACGCCGTGGCGATCGCCCTGCAGTGCCTGCTGGGGCTCATCTGCGATCCCGTAGCCGGGCTCGTAGAGGTGCCCTGCGTGGTGCGCAACGCCTCAGGGGCCCTTGTGGGGTTTGCCGCGGCGGAGATGGCCCTGGCCGGGGTGCCGAGCGTGATCCCGGTCGACGAAGTGGTCGATGTGCTGGCCGAGCTTGGACAGGCCATGGATGCGCGTTACAAGGAGACAGCCCTCGGGGGATTGGCCACCACGCCAACGGGCAAGGCCATCGCACAGCAGGTGCTGATACAAGACGTGCCCATCTTGGGATCCGACCCCTCAGAAGGGGACCCTAGTCCCGATACGCAAAGCGCGCCGTAA